The Struthio camelus isolate bStrCam1 chromosome 14, bStrCam1.hap1, whole genome shotgun sequence genome has a window encoding:
- the ARIH2 gene encoding E3 ubiquitin-protein ligase ARIH2 isoform X4, with amino-acid sequence MVHSSHHCAVCMQFVRKENLLSLACQHQFCRSCWEQHCTVLVKDGVGVGVSCMAQDCLLRTPEDFVFPLLPSEELKDKYRRYLFRDYVESHFQLQLCPGADCPMVIQVQEPKARRVQCNRCNEVFCFKCRQMYHAPTDCATIRKWLTKCADDSETANYISAHTKDCPKCNICIEKNGGCNHMQCSKCKHGPLYKEVSICVHNVNSRKPSQKGMKCFPYFCWMCLGDWKTHGSEYYECSRYKENPDIVNQSQQAQAREALKKYLFYFERWENHNKSLQLEAQTYQRIQEKIQERVMNNLGTWIDWQYLQNAAKLLAKCRYTLQYTYPYAYYMESGPRKKLFEYQQAQLEAEIENLSWKVERADSYDRGDLENQMHIAEQRRRTLLKDFHDT; translated from the exons ATGGTACATTCCTCTCATCACTGTGCAGTGTGCATGCAGTTTGTCCGGAAGGAGAACTTGCTCTCTCTGGCTTGTCAGCACCAGTTCTGCCGCAGCTGTTGGGAGCAGCATTGTACAGTGCTTGTCAAGGATGGTGTTGGAGTTG GGGTCTCCTGCATGGCTCAGGACTGCCTACTTCGAACACCAGAAGACTTTGTGTTTCCATTGCTGCCTAGTGAGGAGCTGAAAGATAAATACAGGCGCTACCTCTTCAGGGACTATGTGGAG AGCcattttcagctgcagctttgtCCTGGTGCAGACTGCCCTATGGTCATACAGGTACAGGAGCCGAAAGCCCGGCGAGTGCAGTGCAATCGTTGCAATGAGGTCTTCtg ctTCAAATGTCGGCAGATGTACCATGCACCCACAGACTGTGCTACCATTCGGAAATGGCTCACCAAATGTGCAGATGACTCCGAAACAGCCAACTACATCAGTGCTCACACTAAAGAT TGTCCCAAGTGCAATATCTGTATTGAAAAGAATGGAGGCTGCAATCACATG CAATGCTCCAAATGCAAGCATG GTCCATTGTATAAAGAAGTCTCCATCTGTGTCCATAATGTTAACAGCAGAAAACCATCTCAGAAGGGAATGAAATGCTTTCCAT acTTCTGCTGGATGTGTCTGGGAGACTGGAAGACTCATGGCAGCGAGTACTACGAATGCAGTCGGTACAAAGAGAATCCTGATATTGTAAACCAGAGTCAGCAAGCACAGGCCAGGGAGGCCCTTAAGAAGTACTTGTTCTATTTTGAGAGG TGGGAGAATCACAATAAAAGTTTGCAGTTGGAGGCACAGACATACCAACGAATCCAGGAGAAAATTCAAGAAAGGGTTATGAACAACTTGGGAACATGGATAGACTGGCAATACCTACAAAATGCTGCAAAGCTACTTGCAAAG TGTCGTTATACCCTGCAGTACACGTATCCATATGCCTACTACATGGAGTCTGGTCCCAGGAAGAAActg TTTGAATACCAGCAGGCCCAGTTGGAAGCTGAAATTGAAAATCTCTCGTGGAAGGTGGAACGAGCAGACAGCTATGACAGAGGG gactTGGAGAATCAGATGCACATAGCAGAGCAGAGACGGAGGACCCTGCTGAAAGACTTCCATGACACATAA
- the ARIH2 gene encoding E3 ubiquitin-protein ligase ARIH2 isoform X5 gives MVHSSHHCAVCMQFVRKENLLSLACQHQFCRSCWEQHCTVLVKDGVGVGVSCMAQDCLLRTPEDFVFPLLPSEELKDKYRRYLFRDYVESHFQLQLCPGADCPMVIQVQEPKARRVQCNRCNEVFCFKCRQMYHAPTDCATIRKWLTKCADDSETANYISAHTKDCPKCNICIEKNGGCNHMQCSKCKHGPLYKEVSICVHNVNSRKPSQKGMKCFPCKWTCHQLKILAELSHFFLLTDNFCWMCLGDWKTHGSEYYECSRYKENPDIVNQSQQAQAREALKKYLFYFERWENHNKSLQLEAQTYQRIQEKIQERVMNNLGTWIDWQYLQNAAKLLAKCRYTLQYTYPYAYYMESGPRKKLFEYQQAQLEAEIENLSWKVERADSYDRGDLENQMHIAEQRRRTLLKDFHDT, from the exons ATGGTACATTCCTCTCATCACTGTGCAGTGTGCATGCAGTTTGTCCGGAAGGAGAACTTGCTCTCTCTGGCTTGTCAGCACCAGTTCTGCCGCAGCTGTTGGGAGCAGCATTGTACAGTGCTTGTCAAGGATGGTGTTGGAGTTG GGGTCTCCTGCATGGCTCAGGACTGCCTACTTCGAACACCAGAAGACTTTGTGTTTCCATTGCTGCCTAGTGAGGAGCTGAAAGATAAATACAGGCGCTACCTCTTCAGGGACTATGTGGAG AGCcattttcagctgcagctttgtCCTGGTGCAGACTGCCCTATGGTCATACAGGTACAGGAGCCGAAAGCCCGGCGAGTGCAGTGCAATCGTTGCAATGAGGTCTTCtg ctTCAAATGTCGGCAGATGTACCATGCACCCACAGACTGTGCTACCATTCGGAAATGGCTCACCAAATGTGCAGATGACTCCGAAACAGCCAACTACATCAGTGCTCACACTAAAGAT TGTCCCAAGTGCAATATCTGTATTGAAAAGAATGGAGGCTGCAATCACATG CAATGCTCCAAATGCAAGCATG GTCCATTGTATAAAGAAGTCTCCATCTGTGTCCATAATGTTAACAGCAGAAAACCATCTCAGAAGGGAATGAAATGCTTTCCATGTAAATGGACTTGTCATCAGTTGAAAATACTGGCAGAACTGAGCCATTTCTTTTTGCTCACTGATA acTTCTGCTGGATGTGTCTGGGAGACTGGAAGACTCATGGCAGCGAGTACTACGAATGCAGTCGGTACAAAGAGAATCCTGATATTGTAAACCAGAGTCAGCAAGCACAGGCCAGGGAGGCCCTTAAGAAGTACTTGTTCTATTTTGAGAGG TGGGAGAATCACAATAAAAGTTTGCAGTTGGAGGCACAGACATACCAACGAATCCAGGAGAAAATTCAAGAAAGGGTTATGAACAACTTGGGAACATGGATAGACTGGCAATACCTACAAAATGCTGCAAAGCTACTTGCAAAG TGTCGTTATACCCTGCAGTACACGTATCCATATGCCTACTACATGGAGTCTGGTCCCAGGAAGAAActg TTTGAATACCAGCAGGCCCAGTTGGAAGCTGAAATTGAAAATCTCTCGTGGAAGGTGGAACGAGCAGACAGCTATGACAGAGGG gactTGGAGAATCAGATGCACATAGCAGAGCAGAGACGGAGGACCCTGCTGAAAGACTTCCATGACACATAA